Proteins encoded together in one Thermoplasmatales archaeon BRNA1 window:
- a CDS encoding arsenite-activated ATPase (arsA): MRLIIYNGKGGVGKTSVSTATALRLAKLGHRTILMSVDTAHSIGDALDMKLGPEPTNVAPNLDVLELDIVHEMKTKWSAIKDYISAFMLSQGIEGISADELAIFPGMEMVSALLYVLTFEREGKYDVVIIDTAPTGETLRLMSFPDVSNWYIDKMFSIVSKLMGVARFTVGHIVDFPLPSKKVMNQIKVLKDQMKDVKRILEDSKNTTVRLVLNPERMAINETRRSYAYMSLYNKNVECLVINKVIPDDADGAFIKEKLKEQREHMEEIHSSFDPLKIMTAYMMKTEMRGTEKLEALADMIFGDSDPIEVYSDASPMSFTTLEDGTVELRIKMPFVDSDEVELFKGNENTIILHVGSQKRTVSLPMTLSDSELLGAEFGDECLIIKFRRPDSNE, encoded by the coding sequence ATGAGGCTGATTATCTACAACGGCAAGGGGGGTGTCGGGAAGACCTCCGTCTCGACCGCCACCGCACTGCGTCTTGCCAAACTCGGCCACCGCACAATACTGATGAGCGTCGATACCGCCCACTCCATCGGTGACGCTCTCGACATGAAGCTCGGGCCGGAGCCCACCAACGTGGCCCCGAACCTCGACGTCCTGGAACTAGACATAGTCCACGAGATGAAGACCAAGTGGTCCGCGATAAAGGACTACATCTCCGCATTCATGCTCTCCCAGGGGATCGAGGGGATCTCCGCGGACGAGCTTGCGATCTTCCCCGGGATGGAGATGGTCTCCGCCCTCCTCTACGTCCTGACATTCGAGAGGGAGGGTAAGTACGATGTCGTGATCATCGACACCGCACCTACCGGCGAGACCCTCCGTCTGATGTCCTTCCCGGACGTATCCAACTGGTATATCGACAAGATGTTCTCCATCGTCAGCAAGCTTATGGGGGTTGCCAGGTTCACCGTGGGGCACATCGTGGACTTCCCCCTGCCGTCCAAGAAGGTCATGAACCAGATCAAGGTCCTGAAGGACCAGATGAAGGACGTGAAGAGGATCCTCGAGGATTCGAAGAACACCACCGTGAGGCTAGTCCTGAACCCGGAGCGCATGGCGATTAACGAGACCCGCCGTTCGTATGCGTACATGAGCCTCTACAACAAGAACGTCGAGTGCCTGGTAATCAACAAGGTCATCCCGGACGATGCCGACGGAGCGTTCATCAAGGAGAAGCTGAAGGAGCAGAGGGAGCACATGGAGGAGATCCACAGCTCCTTCGATCCCCTCAAGATAATGACCGCGTACATGATGAAGACCGAGATGCGCGGCACCGAGAAACTGGAGGCCCTGGCGGACATGATCTTCGGGGATTCGGACCCCATCGAGGTCTACTCCGACGCGAGTCCCATGAGCTTCACCACCCTGGAAGACGGCACCGTGGAGCTCCGCATCAAGATGCCGTTCGTCGACTCCGACGAAGTGGAACTGTTTAAGGGGAATGAAAATACTATCATACTTCATGTGGGCAGTCAGAAGAGAACCGTTTCCCTTCCGATGACCCTGAGCGATTCCGAGCTGCTCGGAGCAGAGTTCGGGGACGAATGCCTGATAATCAAGTTCAGGAGGCCTGACAGCAATGAGTGA
- a CDS encoding Ribosomal protein S3AE → MAGNAKAAAAAKKSKDKWKAKEWYNIHAPRMFNETVIGETPAADPEILIGRQAEVTVQDLTGDFSKMHIKLQFKITGADGHEAKTEFIGHTLTSDYVRRLTRRKKTKTDHVVDVVTKDKYVLRIKTMSIADRRIQASQEDGMRAQIKIFLTQYGKENNLADIIKAVISGDLAKETAKACHIIVPIKRVEIRKTEVLRKGQGEPECIIDVEPEASAEEPAEEEAPAEEAAPAEDAEKSE, encoded by the coding sequence ATGGCAGGAAACGCTAAAGCCGCAGCAGCAGCAAAGAAGAGCAAGGACAAGTGGAAGGCAAAGGAGTGGTACAACATCCACGCCCCCCGCATGTTCAACGAGACCGTCATCGGAGAGACCCCCGCAGCCGACCCCGAGATCCTCATCGGCAGGCAGGCCGAGGTCACCGTTCAGGACCTAACCGGAGACTTCTCTAAGATGCACATCAAGCTACAGTTCAAGATCACCGGTGCCGACGGACACGAGGCAAAGACCGAGTTCATCGGACACACCCTCACCTCCGACTACGTTAGGAGGCTCACCCGCAGGAAGAAGACCAAGACCGACCACGTCGTAGATGTCGTCACCAAGGACAAGTACGTCCTCCGCATCAAGACCATGTCCATCGCCGACCGCAGGATCCAGGCCTCCCAGGAGGACGGAATGCGCGCCCAGATCAAGATCTTCCTGACCCAGTACGGGAAGGAGAACAACCTCGCCGACATCATCAAGGCGGTCATCTCCGGAGACCTTGCAAAGGAGACCGCGAAGGCCTGCCACATCATCGTCCCCATCAAGAGGGTCGAGATCCGCAAGACCGAGGTCCTCAGGAAGGGACAGGGCGAGCCCGAGTGCATCATCGACGTCGAGCCCGAGGCATCCGCCGAGGAGCCTGCAGAGGAGGAGGCCCCCGCAGAGGAGGCAGCCCCTGCCGAGGATGCCGAGAAATCCGAGTGA